The Kogia breviceps isolate mKogBre1 chromosome 4, mKogBre1 haplotype 1, whole genome shotgun sequence genome window below encodes:
- the TCF3 gene encoding transcription factor E2-alpha isoform X11: MNQPQRMAPVGTDKELSDLLDFSMMFPLPVANGKSRPTSLAGAQFGSSGLEDRPSSGSWGAGEQNSSSFDPSRTYGDGAHFSESHGTLASSTFLGPGLGGKGSERGAYTPFGRDAGVGSLTQASFLPSELALSSPGPLSPSGVKGGPHYYSYSSHPRRRAADGGLDTQPKKVRKVPPGLPSSVYPPGSGDDYSRDTATYPPTKMPSGTYPASFYVADGSLHPSAELWSPPGQVGFGPMLGGGSSPLPLPAGGGSSVGGSGSGGFGGLHQHERMGYQLHGAEVNGGLPAVSTFSSAPTGAYSSVSSHTPPVSGADSLLGSRGTTAGSSGDALGKALASIYSPDQSSNNFSSSPSTPVGSPQGLAGTSQWPRAGAPGALSPSYDGGLHGLQSKMEDHLDEAIHVLRSHAVGTAGDAHGLLPGHGALASGFAGAVVPLGGRHAGLVSAGRGQSGGWAGARPALMSPLVHRWAAATRRTASPVAAASCTTTWPSPTSPGHLTPTAILGAAPPRGPVTSSGRSRRTKRTWRPTPLRTRRRTSRPRAPGPERNLNPKAACLKRREEEKVSGAVGDAHQMVLPAAHPGLGDAHNPAGHM; encoded by the exons GTCTCGAGGACCGGCCCAGTTCGGGCTCGTGGGGCGCCGGCGAGCAGAACAGTTCCTCCTTCGACCCCAGCCGG ACCTACGGTGACGGCGCCCACTTCAGTGAGTCCCACGGCACCCTCGCTTCGTCCACATTCCTGGGACCCGGGCTCGGAG GCAAGGGCAGCGAGCGGGGCGCATACACCCCCTTCGGGAGAGACGCGGGGGTCGGCAGCCTGACTCAG gcCAGCTTCCTGCCCAGTGAGCTGGCCCTCAGCAGCCCGGGGCCGCTGTCCCCCTCGGGCGTCAAAGGCGGGCCCCACTATTACTCCTACTCCAGTCACCCTCGGCGGAGAGCGGCGGATGGCGGCCTGG ACACGCAGCCCAAGAAAGTCCGGAAGGTGCCACCGGGTCTCCCATCCTCG GTGTACCCACCCGGCTCAGGTGATGACTACAGCAGGGACACGGCCACCTACCCGCCCACCAAGATGCCCAGCGGCACCTACCCCGCCTCCTTCTACGTGGCAG ACGGCAGCCTGCACCCCTCGGCTGAGCTCTGGAGCCCCCCAGGCCAGGTGGGCTTCGGGCCCATGCTGGGCGGGGGCtcatcccccctgcccctcccagcagGTGGCGGCAGCTCCGTGGGCGGCAGTGGCAGCGGTGGGTTTGGCGGCCTGCACCAGCACGAGCGCATG GGCTACCAGCTGCACGGAGCAGAGGTGAACGGCGGGCTCCCGGCTGTGTCCACCTTTTCCTCGGCCCCCACGGGCGCCTACAGCAGCGTCTCCAGCCACACGCCCCCTGTCAGCGGGGCTGACAGCCTCCTGG GCTCCCGTGGAACCACGGCCGGCAGCTCTGGGGACGCCCTTGGGAAGGCGCTGGCCTCG ATCTACTCCCCAGACCAGTCAAGCAATAACTTCTCATCCAGCCCCTCCACCCCCGTGGGTTCCCCACAGGGCCTGGCAG GGACGTCACAGTGGCCTCGAGCAGGAGCCCCCGGTGCCTTATCGCCCAGCTATGATGGGGGTCTCCACGGCCTG CAGAGCAAGATGGAGGACCACCTGGACGAGGCCATCCACGTTCTCCGCAGCCATGCCGTGGGCACAGCGGGGGACGCGCACGGGCTGCTGCCCGGCCACGGGGCGCTGGCCTCGGGCTTTGCTGGCGCTGTCGTGCCATTGGGAGGGCGGCACGCTGGCCTGGTGAGTGCTGGGCGAGGGCAGTCTGGGGGGTGGGCCGGGGCCAGGCCAGCACTGATGAGCCCCCTCGTCCATAGGTGGGCGGCAGCCACTCGGAGGACGGCCTCTCCAGTAGCGGCGGCCTCGTGCACAACCACGTGGCCCTCCCCGACCTCTCCCGGCCACCTGACTCCTACAGCG ATCTTGGGCGCGGCGCCGCCCCGGGGCCCGGTGACATCAAGCGGGAGGAGCAGGAGGACGAAGAGAACGTGGCGGCCGACACCGCTGAGGACGAGAAGAAGGACCTCAAGGCCCCGCGCGCCCGGACCAG agcGTAACCTGAACCCCAAAGCGGCCTGCTTGAAGCGGCGAGAAGAGGAGAAGGTGTCGGGCGCGGTCGGAGACGCTCATCAGATGGTGCTGCCGGCCGCGCACCCCGGCCTGGGCGACGCCCACAACCCCGCCGGGCACATGTAA
- the TCF3 gene encoding transcription factor E2-alpha isoform X1, whose product MNQPQRMAPVGTDKELSDLLDFSMMFPLPVANGKSRPTSLAGAQFGSSGLEDRPSSGSWGAGEQNSSSFDPSRTYGDGAHFSESHGTLASSTFLGPGLGGKGSERGAYTPFGRDAGVGSLTQASFLPSELALSSPGPLSPSGVKGGPHYYSYSSHPRRRAADGGLDTQPKKVRKVPPGLPSSVYPPGSGDDYSRDTATYPPTKMPSGTYPASFYVADGSLHPSAELWSPPGQVGFGPMLGGGSSPLPLPAGGGSSVGGSGSGGFGGLHQHERMGYQLHGAEVNGGLPAVSTFSSAPTGAYSSVSSHTPPVSGADSLLGSRGTTAGSSGDALGKALASIYSPDQSSNNFSSSPSTPVGSPQGLAGTSQWPRAGAPGALSPSYDGGLHGLQSKMEDHLDEAIHVLRSHAVGTAGDAHGLLPGHGALASGFAGAVVPLGGRHAGLVSAGRGQSGGWAGARPALMSPLVHRWAAATRRTASPVAAASCTTTWPSPTSPGHLTPTAILGAAPPRGPVTSSGRSRRTKRTWRPTPLRTRRRTSRPRAPGPEQKAEREKERRVANNARERLRVRDINEAFKELGRMCQLHLNSEKPQTKLLILHQAVSVILNLEQQVRERNLNPKAACLKRREEEKVSGAVGDAHQMVLPAAHPGLGDAHNPAGHM is encoded by the exons GTCTCGAGGACCGGCCCAGTTCGGGCTCGTGGGGCGCCGGCGAGCAGAACAGTTCCTCCTTCGACCCCAGCCGG ACCTACGGTGACGGCGCCCACTTCAGTGAGTCCCACGGCACCCTCGCTTCGTCCACATTCCTGGGACCCGGGCTCGGAG GCAAGGGCAGCGAGCGGGGCGCATACACCCCCTTCGGGAGAGACGCGGGGGTCGGCAGCCTGACTCAG gcCAGCTTCCTGCCCAGTGAGCTGGCCCTCAGCAGCCCGGGGCCGCTGTCCCCCTCGGGCGTCAAAGGCGGGCCCCACTATTACTCCTACTCCAGTCACCCTCGGCGGAGAGCGGCGGATGGCGGCCTGG ACACGCAGCCCAAGAAAGTCCGGAAGGTGCCACCGGGTCTCCCATCCTCG GTGTACCCACCCGGCTCAGGTGATGACTACAGCAGGGACACGGCCACCTACCCGCCCACCAAGATGCCCAGCGGCACCTACCCCGCCTCCTTCTACGTGGCAG ACGGCAGCCTGCACCCCTCGGCTGAGCTCTGGAGCCCCCCAGGCCAGGTGGGCTTCGGGCCCATGCTGGGCGGGGGCtcatcccccctgcccctcccagcagGTGGCGGCAGCTCCGTGGGCGGCAGTGGCAGCGGTGGGTTTGGCGGCCTGCACCAGCACGAGCGCATG GGCTACCAGCTGCACGGAGCAGAGGTGAACGGCGGGCTCCCGGCTGTGTCCACCTTTTCCTCGGCCCCCACGGGCGCCTACAGCAGCGTCTCCAGCCACACGCCCCCTGTCAGCGGGGCTGACAGCCTCCTGG GCTCCCGTGGAACCACGGCCGGCAGCTCTGGGGACGCCCTTGGGAAGGCGCTGGCCTCG ATCTACTCCCCAGACCAGTCAAGCAATAACTTCTCATCCAGCCCCTCCACCCCCGTGGGTTCCCCACAGGGCCTGGCAG GGACGTCACAGTGGCCTCGAGCAGGAGCCCCCGGTGCCTTATCGCCCAGCTATGATGGGGGTCTCCACGGCCTG CAGAGCAAGATGGAGGACCACCTGGACGAGGCCATCCACGTTCTCCGCAGCCATGCCGTGGGCACAGCGGGGGACGCGCACGGGCTGCTGCCCGGCCACGGGGCGCTGGCCTCGGGCTTTGCTGGCGCTGTCGTGCCATTGGGAGGGCGGCACGCTGGCCTGGTGAGTGCTGGGCGAGGGCAGTCTGGGGGGTGGGCCGGGGCCAGGCCAGCACTGATGAGCCCCCTCGTCCATAGGTGGGCGGCAGCCACTCGGAGGACGGCCTCTCCAGTAGCGGCGGCCTCGTGCACAACCACGTGGCCCTCCCCGACCTCTCCCGGCCACCTGACTCCTACAGCG ATCTTGGGCGCGGCGCCGCCCCGGGGCCCGGTGACATCAAGCGGGAGGAGCAGGAGGACGAAGAGAACGTGGCGGCCGACACCGCTGAGGACGAGAAGAAGGACCTCAAGGCCCCGCGCGCCCGGACCAG AGCAGAAGGCTGAGCGGGAGAAGGAGCGCCGGGTGGCCAATAACGCGCGGGAGCGGCTGCGGGTCCGAGACATCAATGAGGCTTTTAAGGAGCTGGGGCGCATGTGCCAGCTGCACctcaacagtgagaagccccagACCAAACTGCTCATCCTGCACCAGGCCGTGTCGGTCATCCTGAACCTGGAGCAGCAGGTGCGAG agcGTAACCTGAACCCCAAAGCGGCCTGCTTGAAGCGGCGAGAAGAGGAGAAGGTGTCGGGCGCGGTCGGAGACGCTCATCAGATGGTGCTGCCGGCCGCGCACCCCGGCCTGGGCGACGCCCACAACCCCGCCGGGCACATGTAA
- the TCF3 gene encoding transcription factor E2-alpha isoform X7: MNQPQRMAPVGTDKELSDLLDFSMMFPLPVANGKSRPTSLAGAQFGSSGLEDRPSSGSWGAGEQNSSSFDPSRTYGDGAHFSESHGTLASSTFLGPGLGGKGSERGAYTPFGRDAGVGSLTQASFLPSELALSSPGPLSPSGVKGGPHYYSYSSHPRRRAADGGLDTQPKKVRKVPPGLPSSVYPPGSGDDYSRDTATYPPTKMPSGTYPASFYVAAGGGSSVGGSGSGGFGGLHQHERMGYQLHGAEVNGGLPAVSTFSSAPTGAYSSVSSHTPPVSGADSLLGSRGTTAGSSGDALGKALASIYSPDQSSNNFSSSPSTPVGSPQGLAGTSQWPRAGAPGALSPSYDGGLHGLQSKMEDHLDEAIHVLRSHAVGTAGDAHGLLPGHGALASGFAGAVVPLGGRHAGLVSAGRGQSGGWAGARPALMSPLVHRWAAATRRTASPVAAASCTTTWPSPTSPGHLTPTAILGAAPPRGPVTSSGRSRRTKRTWRPTPLRTRRRTSRPRAPGPEQKAEREKERRVANNARERLRVRDINEAFKELGRMCQLHLNSEKPQTKLLILHQAVSVILNLEQQVRERNLNPKAACLKRREEEKVSGAVGDAHQMVLPAAHPGLGDAHNPAGHM; encoded by the exons GTCTCGAGGACCGGCCCAGTTCGGGCTCGTGGGGCGCCGGCGAGCAGAACAGTTCCTCCTTCGACCCCAGCCGG ACCTACGGTGACGGCGCCCACTTCAGTGAGTCCCACGGCACCCTCGCTTCGTCCACATTCCTGGGACCCGGGCTCGGAG GCAAGGGCAGCGAGCGGGGCGCATACACCCCCTTCGGGAGAGACGCGGGGGTCGGCAGCCTGACTCAG gcCAGCTTCCTGCCCAGTGAGCTGGCCCTCAGCAGCCCGGGGCCGCTGTCCCCCTCGGGCGTCAAAGGCGGGCCCCACTATTACTCCTACTCCAGTCACCCTCGGCGGAGAGCGGCGGATGGCGGCCTGG ACACGCAGCCCAAGAAAGTCCGGAAGGTGCCACCGGGTCTCCCATCCTCG GTGTACCCACCCGGCTCAGGTGATGACTACAGCAGGGACACGGCCACCTACCCGCCCACCAAGATGCCCAGCGGCACCTACCCCGCCTCCTTCTACGTGGCAG cagGTGGCGGCAGCTCCGTGGGCGGCAGTGGCAGCGGTGGGTTTGGCGGCCTGCACCAGCACGAGCGCATG GGCTACCAGCTGCACGGAGCAGAGGTGAACGGCGGGCTCCCGGCTGTGTCCACCTTTTCCTCGGCCCCCACGGGCGCCTACAGCAGCGTCTCCAGCCACACGCCCCCTGTCAGCGGGGCTGACAGCCTCCTGG GCTCCCGTGGAACCACGGCCGGCAGCTCTGGGGACGCCCTTGGGAAGGCGCTGGCCTCG ATCTACTCCCCAGACCAGTCAAGCAATAACTTCTCATCCAGCCCCTCCACCCCCGTGGGTTCCCCACAGGGCCTGGCAG GGACGTCACAGTGGCCTCGAGCAGGAGCCCCCGGTGCCTTATCGCCCAGCTATGATGGGGGTCTCCACGGCCTG CAGAGCAAGATGGAGGACCACCTGGACGAGGCCATCCACGTTCTCCGCAGCCATGCCGTGGGCACAGCGGGGGACGCGCACGGGCTGCTGCCCGGCCACGGGGCGCTGGCCTCGGGCTTTGCTGGCGCTGTCGTGCCATTGGGAGGGCGGCACGCTGGCCTGGTGAGTGCTGGGCGAGGGCAGTCTGGGGGGTGGGCCGGGGCCAGGCCAGCACTGATGAGCCCCCTCGTCCATAGGTGGGCGGCAGCCACTCGGAGGACGGCCTCTCCAGTAGCGGCGGCCTCGTGCACAACCACGTGGCCCTCCCCGACCTCTCCCGGCCACCTGACTCCTACAGCG ATCTTGGGCGCGGCGCCGCCCCGGGGCCCGGTGACATCAAGCGGGAGGAGCAGGAGGACGAAGAGAACGTGGCGGCCGACACCGCTGAGGACGAGAAGAAGGACCTCAAGGCCCCGCGCGCCCGGACCAG AGCAGAAGGCTGAGCGGGAGAAGGAGCGCCGGGTGGCCAATAACGCGCGGGAGCGGCTGCGGGTCCGAGACATCAATGAGGCTTTTAAGGAGCTGGGGCGCATGTGCCAGCTGCACctcaacagtgagaagccccagACCAAACTGCTCATCCTGCACCAGGCCGTGTCGGTCATCCTGAACCTGGAGCAGCAGGTGCGAG agcGTAACCTGAACCCCAAAGCGGCCTGCTTGAAGCGGCGAGAAGAGGAGAAGGTGTCGGGCGCGGTCGGAGACGCTCATCAGATGGTGCTGCCGGCCGCGCACCCCGGCCTGGGCGACGCCCACAACCCCGCCGGGCACATGTAA
- the TCF3 gene encoding transcription factor E2-alpha isoform X5, whose amino-acid sequence MNQPQRMAPVGTDKELSDLLDFSMMFPLPVANGKSRPTSLAGAQFGSSGLEDRPSSGSWGAGEQNSSSFDPSRTYGDGAHFSESHGTLASSTFLGPGLGGKGSERGAYTPFGRDAGVGSLTQASFLPSELALSSPGPLSPSGVKGGPHYYSYSSHPRRRAADGGLDTQPKKVRKVPPGLPSSVYPPGSGDDYSRDTATYPPTKMPSGTYPASFYVADGSLHPSAELWSPPGQVGFGPMLGGGSSPLPLPAGGGSSVGGSGSGGFGGLHQHERMGYQLHGAEVNGGLPAVSTFSSAPTGAYSSVSSHTPPVSGADSLLGSRGTTAGSSGDALGKALASIYSPDQSSNNFSSSPSTPVGSPQGLAGTSQWPRAGAPGALSPSYDGGLHGLQSKMEDHLDEAIHVLRSHAVGTAGDAHGLLPGHGALASGFAGAVVPLGGRHAGLVGGSHSEDGLSSSGGLVHNHVALPDLSRPPDSYSDLGRGAAPGPGDIKREEQEDEENVAADTAEDEKKDLKAPRARTSSTEEVLSLEEKDLRDRERRMANNARERVRVRDINEAFRELGRMCQLHLKSDKAQTKLLILQQAVQVILGLEQQVRERNLNPKAACLKRREEEKVSGAVGDAHQMVLPAAHPGLGDAHNPAGHM is encoded by the exons GTCTCGAGGACCGGCCCAGTTCGGGCTCGTGGGGCGCCGGCGAGCAGAACAGTTCCTCCTTCGACCCCAGCCGG ACCTACGGTGACGGCGCCCACTTCAGTGAGTCCCACGGCACCCTCGCTTCGTCCACATTCCTGGGACCCGGGCTCGGAG GCAAGGGCAGCGAGCGGGGCGCATACACCCCCTTCGGGAGAGACGCGGGGGTCGGCAGCCTGACTCAG gcCAGCTTCCTGCCCAGTGAGCTGGCCCTCAGCAGCCCGGGGCCGCTGTCCCCCTCGGGCGTCAAAGGCGGGCCCCACTATTACTCCTACTCCAGTCACCCTCGGCGGAGAGCGGCGGATGGCGGCCTGG ACACGCAGCCCAAGAAAGTCCGGAAGGTGCCACCGGGTCTCCCATCCTCG GTGTACCCACCCGGCTCAGGTGATGACTACAGCAGGGACACGGCCACCTACCCGCCCACCAAGATGCCCAGCGGCACCTACCCCGCCTCCTTCTACGTGGCAG ACGGCAGCCTGCACCCCTCGGCTGAGCTCTGGAGCCCCCCAGGCCAGGTGGGCTTCGGGCCCATGCTGGGCGGGGGCtcatcccccctgcccctcccagcagGTGGCGGCAGCTCCGTGGGCGGCAGTGGCAGCGGTGGGTTTGGCGGCCTGCACCAGCACGAGCGCATG GGCTACCAGCTGCACGGAGCAGAGGTGAACGGCGGGCTCCCGGCTGTGTCCACCTTTTCCTCGGCCCCCACGGGCGCCTACAGCAGCGTCTCCAGCCACACGCCCCCTGTCAGCGGGGCTGACAGCCTCCTGG GCTCCCGTGGAACCACGGCCGGCAGCTCTGGGGACGCCCTTGGGAAGGCGCTGGCCTCG ATCTACTCCCCAGACCAGTCAAGCAATAACTTCTCATCCAGCCCCTCCACCCCCGTGGGTTCCCCACAGGGCCTGGCAG GGACGTCACAGTGGCCTCGAGCAGGAGCCCCCGGTGCCTTATCGCCCAGCTATGATGGGGGTCTCCACGGCCTG CAGAGCAAGATGGAGGACCACCTGGACGAGGCCATCCACGTTCTCCGCAGCCATGCCGTGGGCACAGCGGGGGACGCGCACGGGCTGCTGCCCGGCCACGGGGCGCTGGCCTCGGGCTTTGCTGGCGCTGTCGTGCCATTGGGAGGGCGGCACGCTGGCCTG GTGGGCGGCAGCCACTCGGAGGACGGCCTCTCCAGTAGCGGCGGCCTCGTGCACAACCACGTGGCCCTCCCCGACCTCTCCCGGCCACCTGACTCCTACAGCG ATCTTGGGCGCGGCGCCGCCCCGGGGCCCGGTGACATCAAGCGGGAGGAGCAGGAGGACGAAGAGAACGTGGCGGCCGACACCGCTGAGGACGAGAAGAAGGACCTCAAGGCCCCGCGCGCCCGGACCAG CAGTACGGAGGAGGTGCTGTCCCTGGAGGAGAAAGACCTGAGGGACCGGGAGAGGCGCATGGCCAATAACGCGCGGGAGCGGGTGCGCGTGCGGGACATTAACGAGGCCTTCCGGGAGCTGGGGCGCATGTGCCAGCTGCACCTCAAGTCGGACAAGGCGCAGACCAAGCTGCTCATCCTGCAGCAGGCCGTGCAGGTCATCCTGGGCCTGGAGCAGCAGGTGCGAG agcGTAACCTGAACCCCAAAGCGGCCTGCTTGAAGCGGCGAGAAGAGGAGAAGGTGTCGGGCGCGGTCGGAGACGCTCATCAGATGGTGCTGCCGGCCGCGCACCCCGGCCTGGGCGACGCCCACAACCCCGCCGGGCACATGTAA
- the TCF3 gene encoding transcription factor E2-alpha isoform X2 has product MNQPQRMAPVGTDKELSDLLDFSMMFPLPVANGKSRPTSLAGAQFGSSGLEDRPSSGSWGAGEQNSSSFDPSRTYGDGAHFSESHGTLASSTFLGPGLGGKGSERGAYTPFGRDAGVGSLTQASFLPSELALSSPGPLSPSGVKGGPHYYSYSSHPRRRAADGGLDTQPKKVRKVPPGLPSSVYPPGSGDDYSRDTATYPPTKMPSGTYPASFYVADGSLHPSAELWSPPGQVGFGPMLGGGSSPLPLPAGGGSSVGGSGSGGFGGLHQHERMGYQLHGAEVNGGLPAVSTFSSAPTGAYSSVSSHTPPVSGADSLLGSRGTTAGSSGDALGKALASIYSPDQSSNNFSSSPSTPVGSPQGLAGTSQWPRAGAPGALSPSYDGGLHGLSKMEDHLDEAIHVLRSHAVGTAGDAHGLLPGHGALASGFAGAVVPLGGRHAGLVSAGRGQSGGWAGARPALMSPLVHRWAAATRRTASPVAAASCTTTWPSPTSPGHLTPTAILGAAPPRGPVTSSGRSRRTKRTWRPTPLRTRRRTSRPRAPGPEQKAEREKERRVANNARERLRVRDINEAFKELGRMCQLHLNSEKPQTKLLILHQAVSVILNLEQQVRERNLNPKAACLKRREEEKVSGAVGDAHQMVLPAAHPGLGDAHNPAGHM; this is encoded by the exons GTCTCGAGGACCGGCCCAGTTCGGGCTCGTGGGGCGCCGGCGAGCAGAACAGTTCCTCCTTCGACCCCAGCCGG ACCTACGGTGACGGCGCCCACTTCAGTGAGTCCCACGGCACCCTCGCTTCGTCCACATTCCTGGGACCCGGGCTCGGAG GCAAGGGCAGCGAGCGGGGCGCATACACCCCCTTCGGGAGAGACGCGGGGGTCGGCAGCCTGACTCAG gcCAGCTTCCTGCCCAGTGAGCTGGCCCTCAGCAGCCCGGGGCCGCTGTCCCCCTCGGGCGTCAAAGGCGGGCCCCACTATTACTCCTACTCCAGTCACCCTCGGCGGAGAGCGGCGGATGGCGGCCTGG ACACGCAGCCCAAGAAAGTCCGGAAGGTGCCACCGGGTCTCCCATCCTCG GTGTACCCACCCGGCTCAGGTGATGACTACAGCAGGGACACGGCCACCTACCCGCCCACCAAGATGCCCAGCGGCACCTACCCCGCCTCCTTCTACGTGGCAG ACGGCAGCCTGCACCCCTCGGCTGAGCTCTGGAGCCCCCCAGGCCAGGTGGGCTTCGGGCCCATGCTGGGCGGGGGCtcatcccccctgcccctcccagcagGTGGCGGCAGCTCCGTGGGCGGCAGTGGCAGCGGTGGGTTTGGCGGCCTGCACCAGCACGAGCGCATG GGCTACCAGCTGCACGGAGCAGAGGTGAACGGCGGGCTCCCGGCTGTGTCCACCTTTTCCTCGGCCCCCACGGGCGCCTACAGCAGCGTCTCCAGCCACACGCCCCCTGTCAGCGGGGCTGACAGCCTCCTGG GCTCCCGTGGAACCACGGCCGGCAGCTCTGGGGACGCCCTTGGGAAGGCGCTGGCCTCG ATCTACTCCCCAGACCAGTCAAGCAATAACTTCTCATCCAGCCCCTCCACCCCCGTGGGTTCCCCACAGGGCCTGGCAG GGACGTCACAGTGGCCTCGAGCAGGAGCCCCCGGTGCCTTATCGCCCAGCTATGATGGGGGTCTCCACGGCCTG AGCAAGATGGAGGACCACCTGGACGAGGCCATCCACGTTCTCCGCAGCCATGCCGTGGGCACAGCGGGGGACGCGCACGGGCTGCTGCCCGGCCACGGGGCGCTGGCCTCGGGCTTTGCTGGCGCTGTCGTGCCATTGGGAGGGCGGCACGCTGGCCTGGTGAGTGCTGGGCGAGGGCAGTCTGGGGGGTGGGCCGGGGCCAGGCCAGCACTGATGAGCCCCCTCGTCCATAGGTGGGCGGCAGCCACTCGGAGGACGGCCTCTCCAGTAGCGGCGGCCTCGTGCACAACCACGTGGCCCTCCCCGACCTCTCCCGGCCACCTGACTCCTACAGCG ATCTTGGGCGCGGCGCCGCCCCGGGGCCCGGTGACATCAAGCGGGAGGAGCAGGAGGACGAAGAGAACGTGGCGGCCGACACCGCTGAGGACGAGAAGAAGGACCTCAAGGCCCCGCGCGCCCGGACCAG AGCAGAAGGCTGAGCGGGAGAAGGAGCGCCGGGTGGCCAATAACGCGCGGGAGCGGCTGCGGGTCCGAGACATCAATGAGGCTTTTAAGGAGCTGGGGCGCATGTGCCAGCTGCACctcaacagtgagaagccccagACCAAACTGCTCATCCTGCACCAGGCCGTGTCGGTCATCCTGAACCTGGAGCAGCAGGTGCGAG agcGTAACCTGAACCCCAAAGCGGCCTGCTTGAAGCGGCGAGAAGAGGAGAAGGTGTCGGGCGCGGTCGGAGACGCTCATCAGATGGTGCTGCCGGCCGCGCACCCCGGCCTGGGCGACGCCCACAACCCCGCCGGGCACATGTAA
- the TCF3 gene encoding transcription factor E2-alpha isoform X6, which yields MNQPQRMAPVGTDKELSDLLDFSMMFPLPVANGKSRPTSLAGAQFGSSGLEDRPSSGSWGAGEQNSSSFDPSRTYGDGAHFSESHGTLASSTFLGPGLGGKGSERGAYTPFGRDAGVGSLTQASFLPSELALSSPGPLSPSGVKGGPHYYSYSSHPRRRAADGGLDTQPKKVRKVPPGLPSSVYPPGSGDDYSRDTATYPPTKMPSGTYPASFYVADGSLHPSAELWSPPGQVGFGPMLGGGSSPLPLPAGGGSSVGGSGSGGFGGLHQHERMGYQLHGAEVNGGLPAVSTFSSAPTGAYSSVSSHTPPVSGADSLLGSRGTTAGSSGDALGKALASIYSPDQSSNNFSSSPSTPVGSPQGLAGTSQWPRAGAPGALSPSYDGGLHGLQSKMEDHLDEAIHVLRSHAVGTAGDAHGLLPGHGALASGFAGAVVPLGGRHAGLVGGSHSEDGLSSSGGLVHNHVALPDLSRPPDSYSDLGRGAAPGPGDIKREEQEDEENVAADTAEDEKKDLKAPRARTSTEEVLSLEEKDLRDRERRMANNARERVRVRDINEAFRELGRMCQLHLKSDKAQTKLLILQQAVQVILGLEQQVRERNLNPKAACLKRREEEKVSGAVGDAHQMVLPAAHPGLGDAHNPAGHM from the exons GTCTCGAGGACCGGCCCAGTTCGGGCTCGTGGGGCGCCGGCGAGCAGAACAGTTCCTCCTTCGACCCCAGCCGG ACCTACGGTGACGGCGCCCACTTCAGTGAGTCCCACGGCACCCTCGCTTCGTCCACATTCCTGGGACCCGGGCTCGGAG GCAAGGGCAGCGAGCGGGGCGCATACACCCCCTTCGGGAGAGACGCGGGGGTCGGCAGCCTGACTCAG gcCAGCTTCCTGCCCAGTGAGCTGGCCCTCAGCAGCCCGGGGCCGCTGTCCCCCTCGGGCGTCAAAGGCGGGCCCCACTATTACTCCTACTCCAGTCACCCTCGGCGGAGAGCGGCGGATGGCGGCCTGG ACACGCAGCCCAAGAAAGTCCGGAAGGTGCCACCGGGTCTCCCATCCTCG GTGTACCCACCCGGCTCAGGTGATGACTACAGCAGGGACACGGCCACCTACCCGCCCACCAAGATGCCCAGCGGCACCTACCCCGCCTCCTTCTACGTGGCAG ACGGCAGCCTGCACCCCTCGGCTGAGCTCTGGAGCCCCCCAGGCCAGGTGGGCTTCGGGCCCATGCTGGGCGGGGGCtcatcccccctgcccctcccagcagGTGGCGGCAGCTCCGTGGGCGGCAGTGGCAGCGGTGGGTTTGGCGGCCTGCACCAGCACGAGCGCATG GGCTACCAGCTGCACGGAGCAGAGGTGAACGGCGGGCTCCCGGCTGTGTCCACCTTTTCCTCGGCCCCCACGGGCGCCTACAGCAGCGTCTCCAGCCACACGCCCCCTGTCAGCGGGGCTGACAGCCTCCTGG GCTCCCGTGGAACCACGGCCGGCAGCTCTGGGGACGCCCTTGGGAAGGCGCTGGCCTCG ATCTACTCCCCAGACCAGTCAAGCAATAACTTCTCATCCAGCCCCTCCACCCCCGTGGGTTCCCCACAGGGCCTGGCAG GGACGTCACAGTGGCCTCGAGCAGGAGCCCCCGGTGCCTTATCGCCCAGCTATGATGGGGGTCTCCACGGCCTG CAGAGCAAGATGGAGGACCACCTGGACGAGGCCATCCACGTTCTCCGCAGCCATGCCGTGGGCACAGCGGGGGACGCGCACGGGCTGCTGCCCGGCCACGGGGCGCTGGCCTCGGGCTTTGCTGGCGCTGTCGTGCCATTGGGAGGGCGGCACGCTGGCCTG GTGGGCGGCAGCCACTCGGAGGACGGCCTCTCCAGTAGCGGCGGCCTCGTGCACAACCACGTGGCCCTCCCCGACCTCTCCCGGCCACCTGACTCCTACAGCG ATCTTGGGCGCGGCGCCGCCCCGGGGCCCGGTGACATCAAGCGGGAGGAGCAGGAGGACGAAGAGAACGTGGCGGCCGACACCGCTGAGGACGAGAAGAAGGACCTCAAGGCCCCGCGCGCCCGGACCAG TACGGAGGAGGTGCTGTCCCTGGAGGAGAAAGACCTGAGGGACCGGGAGAGGCGCATGGCCAATAACGCGCGGGAGCGGGTGCGCGTGCGGGACATTAACGAGGCCTTCCGGGAGCTGGGGCGCATGTGCCAGCTGCACCTCAAGTCGGACAAGGCGCAGACCAAGCTGCTCATCCTGCAGCAGGCCGTGCAGGTCATCCTGGGCCTGGAGCAGCAGGTGCGAG agcGTAACCTGAACCCCAAAGCGGCCTGCTTGAAGCGGCGAGAAGAGGAGAAGGTGTCGGGCGCGGTCGGAGACGCTCATCAGATGGTGCTGCCGGCCGCGCACCCCGGCCTGGGCGACGCCCACAACCCCGCCGGGCACATGTAA